In a genomic window of Streptomyces noursei ATCC 11455:
- a CDS encoding TerC family protein translates to MDVSLNLWVLTILGLCALIAVDFFIGGRKPHEVSLKEAGVWTGVWMGLAVLFGLGLLVFGGSAPAGEFFAGFITEKSLSVDNLFVFVLIMSKFAVPAVYQQRVLMVGVLIALVLRAGFIGAGAAIIANFSWVFYLFGAFLIWTAWKLIQEARAGQEDEEFEENRFLKAVERRFPSTDRYHGTKLFIVENGRRLMTPMLIVMLAIGTTDVLFALDSIPAIFGLTQDPYIVFTANAFALMGLRQLYFLIGGLLKKLVHLSYGLSVILGFIGVKLVLHALHESGVAVPEISIPVSLGVICAVLAITTVTSLRASRRAAAAGPETGEPAAPAVADRSDTRR, encoded by the coding sequence GTGGACGTTTCCCTGAACCTGTGGGTGCTGACCATCCTCGGTCTGTGCGCCCTGATCGCCGTCGACTTCTTCATCGGCGGACGCAAACCCCATGAGGTGTCCCTCAAGGAAGCCGGTGTCTGGACCGGTGTCTGGATGGGACTCGCCGTGCTGTTCGGGCTCGGCCTGCTGGTGTTCGGCGGGAGCGCGCCGGCCGGCGAGTTCTTCGCGGGCTTCATCACCGAGAAGTCGCTGAGCGTCGACAACCTCTTCGTCTTCGTCCTGATCATGAGCAAGTTCGCGGTGCCGGCCGTCTACCAGCAGCGGGTGCTGATGGTCGGGGTGCTGATCGCGCTGGTGCTGCGCGCCGGGTTCATCGGCGCCGGCGCGGCGATCATCGCCAACTTCTCCTGGGTGTTCTACCTCTTCGGCGCGTTCCTCATCTGGACCGCCTGGAAGCTGATCCAGGAGGCGCGGGCCGGCCAGGAGGACGAGGAGTTCGAGGAGAACCGCTTCCTGAAGGCGGTCGAGCGCCGCTTCCCGTCCACCGACCGGTACCACGGCACCAAGCTGTTCATCGTGGAGAACGGCCGGCGGCTGATGACGCCGATGCTGATCGTCATGCTGGCGATCGGCACCACCGACGTCCTGTTCGCCCTGGACTCGATTCCGGCGATCTTCGGCCTGACCCAGGACCCGTACATCGTCTTCACCGCCAACGCCTTCGCCCTGATGGGCCTGCGGCAGCTGTACTTCCTGATCGGCGGGCTGCTGAAGAAGCTGGTCCACCTCTCCTACGGCCTGTCGGTGATCCTCGGGTTCATCGGCGTCAAGCTGGTGCTGCACGCCCTGCACGAGTCGGGAGTGGCCGTCCCGGAGATCAGCATTCCGGTCTCGCTGGGCGTGATCTGTGCGGTGCTGGCCATCACGACGGTGACCAGCCTGCGGGCCTCGCGCCGCGCCGCGGCGGCCGGGCCGGAGACCGGGGAGCCTGCGGCGCCGGCGGTCGCGGACCGGTCGGACACCCGCCGATAA